One genomic region from Deltaproteobacteria bacterium encodes:
- the rpiB gene encoding ribose 5-phosphate isomerase B: MAFPPRRVVVASDHAGVEMKRRLREALAEAGIDAEDLGTGSGASVDYPDFATAVAKRVSAGTADAGVLVCGTGLGMSITANRFPGVRAALLYDDTAARFARLHNDANVAVFGARTMAAEDAVRRLRLFLSEPFEGGRHEGRLEKIRGIENTIAAGPGPGTAGQGEPRMSFLKQTDPEIYEVIRRETERQAYRLELIASENFVSEAVLEATGSVLTNKYAEGYPGKRYYGGCEFVDQAESLAIERAKRIFGADHVNVQPHSGSQANMAVYMSLMSPGDTMLGMNLSHGGHLTHGSGVNFSGKLYNVIPYGVREDTETIDFDQVRDLALKHRPKLIVVGASAYPRRIDFAAFRKIADEAGCMVMADIAHIAGMVAVGLHPSPVPHCEFVTTTTHKTLRGPRAGMILCREDMAKKLNSAIFPGIQGGPLMHVIAAKAVALKEAMAPEFKEYQAQILRNAEAMARTLVKRGHKLVSGGTDNHLMLVNLKDTPLTGKEGEEALERVGITVNKNTVPFETRSPFVTSGVRIGTPALTTRGMKEPEMERIGNWIADVLAAPADAAVQKRVSAEVRDLCGSFPLYASRLVGA, encoded by the coding sequence TTGGCATTCCCTCCCCGCCGCGTCGTCGTCGCCTCGGACCACGCCGGAGTGGAGATGAAGCGTCGCCTGCGGGAGGCGCTCGCGGAGGCGGGGATCGACGCGGAAGACCTCGGAACGGGGTCGGGCGCCTCGGTCGACTACCCGGACTTCGCGACGGCGGTCGCCAAGCGCGTGTCCGCCGGGACGGCCGACGCGGGGGTCCTGGTGTGCGGCACCGGCCTCGGCATGTCCATCACCGCGAACCGGTTCCCCGGAGTCCGCGCGGCGCTGCTCTACGACGACACCGCGGCCCGGTTCGCCCGCCTCCACAACGACGCCAACGTCGCCGTGTTCGGCGCCCGGACGATGGCCGCGGAGGACGCCGTACGGCGGCTCCGGCTGTTCCTGTCGGAACCGTTCGAGGGGGGGCGCCACGAGGGACGCCTGGAGAAGATCCGGGGGATCGAGAACACCATCGCCGCCGGCCCGGGCCCCGGGACGGCCGGACAAGGAGAGCCGCGCATGTCCTTCCTCAAGCAGACCGACCCGGAGATCTACGAGGTCATCCGCAGGGAGACGGAACGCCAGGCGTACCGCCTGGAACTCATCGCCTCCGAGAATTTCGTGAGCGAGGCGGTCCTCGAGGCCACGGGGTCGGTCCTGACGAACAAGTACGCCGAGGGGTATCCCGGGAAACGGTATTACGGCGGGTGCGAATTCGTGGACCAGGCCGAGTCGCTGGCCATCGAGCGCGCGAAGAGGATCTTCGGGGCCGACCACGTGAACGTCCAGCCCCATTCCGGCTCCCAGGCGAACATGGCGGTCTACATGTCCCTGATGAGCCCCGGCGACACGATGCTCGGAATGAACCTCTCGCACGGGGGACATCTGACCCACGGAAGCGGGGTCAACTTCTCGGGGAAGCTGTACAACGTGATCCCCTACGGCGTTCGCGAGGACACGGAGACCATCGACTTCGACCAGGTTCGGGACCTGGCGCTCAAGCACCGTCCGAAGCTGATCGTCGTCGGGGCGTCCGCCTACCCCCGGAGGATCGACTTCGCGGCGTTCCGGAAGATCGCCGACGAGGCCGGCTGCATGGTGATGGCCGACATCGCCCACATCGCCGGGATGGTCGCGGTCGGCCTGCACCCGAGCCCCGTTCCCCACTGCGAGTTCGTGACCACGACGACCCACAAGACGCTCCGTGGCCCCCGCGCCGGGATGATCCTGTGCCGGGAGGACATGGCGAAGAAGCTCAATTCCGCCATCTTCCCCGGGATCCAGGGCGGCCCGCTGATGCACGTGATCGCGGCGAAGGCGGTGGCGCTCAAGGAGGCGATGGCGCCGGAGTTCAAGGAGTACCAGGCGCAGATCCTGCGAAACGCGGAGGCGATGGCGCGCACGCTGGTGAAACGCGGCCACAAGCTGGTGTCCGGAGGGACCGACAACCACCTGATGCTCGTGAACCTGAAGGACACGCCGCTGACCGGCAAGGAGGGGGAGGAGGCGCTGGAGCGGGTCGGGATCACCGTGAACAAGAACACGGTTCCCTTCGAGACGCGCAGCCCCTTCGTCACCAGCGGCGTCCGGATCGGCACGCCCGCGCTCACCACCCGCGGGATGAAGGAGCCGGAGATGGAGCGGATCGGGAACTGGATCGCGGATGTTCTGGCGGCCCCGGCGGACGCCGCCGTGCAGAAGCGGGTGTCGGCGGAAGTCCGCGATCTGTGCGGCTCCTTCCCGCTCTACGCCTCGCGCCTCGTCGGGGCGTAG